From the Trifolium pratense cultivar HEN17-A07 linkage group LG4, ARS_RC_1.1, whole genome shotgun sequence genome, the window gggagcacaaaaataatttaactttattttaattttttatttatttatgcatgATGAGATAAGCTGTTacatggaaaataaaataatttgaaaaacaaGCTGTAAAAAAGATTCCATTAAACATTATCTTACAATAACGAACGACTCGGATAAGAAGCAGTTGCACAATGAAGAACCTCACTTTACTTGCAGCTTCAACTTCAACGCAACAATTCCTCTTTCAAATTCATAACTCTTTCTTTGCCGTTGGATTCACCACCCGAACCACCTTCCTTCCTAACCGAACCACCGAATTAACGCCGCATATTTGTTGCCGAACCAAACAATGTCGCTCCAAAGCATTTTCAACCAAACAAGAGCTTCTTGCAGCACTTCagaaacaagaagaagaagaagaagaagaagaagaagaagaagaagcttaTTCGGACGATGACACATCCTTCTTATCCCTCAGCATGAAGCCGGACCGGAGTTTGGGCTTGCTTGATGATTATGAGACAGAGGAACTCGATTTTGATCCTAACCACCGAAgtggtttgtttttttttttatttagtgatttttctgtttctttCAAATTCATTCATACTTTATCATAGTTTAACTTAGTTTATGGAGGAGAATAACTGAATATCTTTATGATTCACTTGTTCGGGttatttgaattgacttatttttaacttatgtaaaccaacttatgcaaataaataagtttttaaagtAGGgaaatgctaaccggtgccccggggcactggttaaggtaaCTAAAGATAGTAATATTATCTTAAAACTTGTGAAGTCAAcatcttaaaagtttaaatttttagtttctcaagttagtttatgaaaaaaacgGCTTATGAAGATGCAGTTTTTGTTagtgagaacttatgaattaacataaaagtgtgtttatttgcataaactatttttcataagaaaaaaaacaagtcACTCCAAACTGACCCTGAGTAATTCAGGAGGTGCTGAATATGAAAATTATGATGAacattttggtattttaataAAGGTCAGTATGCAGTATGTTACGGTTGAGGTGTTAGCTTAGTGATAAGAGTTTAACCTTGTAATGATACTTtgggcctgtttggataaacaacttatttgcaacTTATAGTACaagcgcttatcatgataagtgcttatgtataatcTTACATAggctatttttatagcaaaagataaattgtttttatatatgctacaagctgttttcataagctatattggagaatttatgaaaataagttgaaaaaaacttatgaaaattgtcataagcTGCTTTTCtaagttctcccaaacaatCTCACAGTACTTATGACAGTAGATCCAAACAGACCTTTAAGCAGGGTTGTAAAATGGTCATTAGTGTCACTTTAGTTAATAAAATTCCACCCTTCCCCGATTTTTATGTACAGAAAATAAATGCAATATGTTTCTTTAATGAATCTAATTGGCAAACATTATACCTAGATGTTGTGTTtctttgtaagttttttttttttttttttacaaaggtAGTAGGATTTCGGATTCATTGGTTGTGTTTTTCTGTGTGCTTGGGGAACTCTCAGGTTCAAGCCTTGTGTTGCATTGATCACATTTTGTGTGTCAAAATGTTATGCAGGATATGTGGCTTTACTTGGCATGCCAAATGTTGGGAAAAGTACACTGGCAAACCAAATGGTTGGCCAGAGGTTGTCAATAGTTACAGATAAACCTCAAACGACAAGGCATCGAGTTCTTTGTATATGTTCTGGCTCCGATTATCAGGTTTAGTTATTATTAAGTGGTACCTCGTTCTCCCATTATATTTGATCCGCTAGTGCAGTTTATTCCTTGCCTTGCCATACCTTGTCATGCATGGCCCTTCAAACTTAAAATGCAGCTCCCTTACATTCACTTCCCTTAGTAATCTCAGAGTCCAAATTTCTAATGCATGATAATTCGCTTACTCTTTAGAATATTCTGAATTGGAGACTGATCTTTTCTAAAATAGATGTGATGTTAATGACATTTGTGCTCAATGTTTTCCACATTTCAAATAGTTTTATTAGCATCTTGACATGAGAACTTATAAACTATGAAAAGGACATTCAATATGTGATGCAGGTTTCAACTTAGAGATTAATCATCTCATCAATATTTCAACTGAAAATGCTGTGCAGTAATATAATGGAATGTGGAAATTCAAATCAATGTAATAAGAAAAACTCTTAACATTTTGGAATTCATTAGTTCAACCATTGAGATCTATGTAACCGAATCTATCTTTTTTTTAGGTGAATCTATTTAATTGTTATAATTCATTAGTTCTTTTTTCATGAGGAATTAATAATAAACTCATCATTCCTTTCCTATGCATGTACAGCAgggtttatattttattatcatttcTGTGACCTATGAATCTCTTGCAGATGATACTTTATGATACTCCCGGTGTTCTACAAGAGCAAAGGCACAAGTTGGACTCGATGATGATGCAAAATGTTCGCAGTGCTGCAGTTAACGCTGACTGTGTATTGATTCTCGTAGATGCATGTAAAGCGCCTGAAAAAGTATGGTTTTTGGTTTACAAAACTGTTATTTCTTTCTCCTTTTTTCTGAATCACTTTCTTTCTCTAGATTGATGAAGTGTTAGAAGGCATGGGAGACCACAAAGATAAAGTCCCCACCCTATTGATTATGAACAAGAAGGATCTTATCAAACCTGGTGAAGTTGCAAAGAAACTCGAGGTTGGAATCATTTATTAGAAGTATTTATATTAGCATGTATAACTTAATCAACTGGTACAGACATGATTTTTCCTGTGTTTGCAGTGGTATACAAAATTTACTGATGTTGACGAGGTTATACCAGTTAGTGCCAAGTATGGTCATGGGGTTGAAGATGTCAAGAACTGGATACTATCGAAGCTTCCTAATGGACCAGCTTATTTTCCAAAGGCAtgtttaaagttaaaattttctTTCCCTTAAAATGTTTATTGTTGCATCATCACCGTCTCATTTCACTTTTAGCGATAAAAGAAGGAACCCATTAGACACTGAaagaacctttttttttgtattgcaCTCTTGATCATGAGAGTAAATGCATTTGattttacaatttaaatttagAGTGAACTTTAGTCAAACATGGTTAATTAGCCTGGGCTTATATGGTGAAGCTCAATAAAGCGAACCAGACCGGATATATGATTGTGAACAATAGTAACAAATACACTGACTGATTACTTGATTTTTAGAGTACTTGTTAATTTTCTCGTTGTATAAAGATgtaatatgaaaataaagataTTCAACCTTCATCGGTCAAATTTGTATATTGAACTCACTTCTTTGCAGGCCTTATTGTAGTGTTTGAATTTGACTATCAAGGATAAACTAATTGCTTCATAGTTTTTTATTGACATTTGAGCATGTAAATGTGCCATTATTGTCAACCACCTAATGTCAGACACTCCACCAACACTGACAAGCCAATATCGCACTTACACCAGCTATCACTATAGCATGCTATCGTAGTCATTTTTTTGCTTACTAGTTTCATTCATGTGCTATGCATACCTTAATGCTGTTCTTGGATTCACAGGACATTATCAGTGAGCATCCAGAAAGATTTTTTGTAGGTGAAATTATTAGAGAAAAGATTTTTTTGCAGTATCGAAAGGAAATCCCCTATGTGTGTCAGGTAGTCATCGagttctttttatatttatgatttaGCCACTTCCCTCCTCCCACCCAGCAAAAGGAAAAAGacgagagaaaaaaaaagggaggaattttttttagaaaagtatgaaagaaattgaaagaataACTTTATGTTCATAGATGCAtttacaaatattttcttattttcaattCTTCCAGGTGAATGTTTTAAGCTATAAGGCTCGACCAAATGCAAAAGATTTTATACAGGTGCAGATTTTGGTTGAGAAAAACTCGCAGAAAATCGTCGTTATTGGAAAAGTACGTAACTTATATCAAATTTCAGTTGTTGACCTGTGAACTTGtgatattgatttttttaggAGATAACGCGGCAGGCTAGCGGAAAAACTGCCAACATATTATTATGATTCTGGCTTTGTAGCATTAGTTTAAAGCTTAATGAAACGCTGAGTTTCATATCATTAGCAGAAAagtatttttgttgtttgtcTGGGTGGCTGTTGACATGGTTTGCAACCAAATACTAACCTACATTTATGTTGTGATCAATTACTTCAGAACGGAAATGCTTTGAAAATGCTTGCAACAGCTGCACGCCTTGATATTGAAGATTTTCTACAGAAGAAAGTTTTTCTCGAGGTGCCCATTTACATAATTTGAATGCTACATTCGAACCTGGACTTCCATAGTTTgctgttttttatattaatcttGAGCTTCAGGTGGTAATGTGGTACAAATCATCATACATATTATCTTTACTCAACACTGGTTTTGGACTTTGAACAGATTCAAGTAAAGGTTAAAGAAAATTGGCGACAAGACGAAGGGTTTCTTAAGCACAGTGGTTATGGAGGTCAAATAGGTGTTTATTGACGTGCACATGTAAGAAAAATTCGCCAGACATGTATCATATTATGTAAGCTAAgatcctataatattattatcatcaaaactgattgaaaatgattttggcTGACACTAACCCCCTTACTCTCCTTGTAGGTTTGCCCAATGATCAATTTTGCAAAGCAAGTCTTGTTAATGGTCTACAACGAGAGTGAAGGTCGAATTCAAACGCTTATATCTGTCTCGAGTATAGTGAGTTCGATATCACATTTTGATTCAAAATGTTCAAATGAGTTTATAAATCTTTTCACGTATAATAGTGGTTATGGATTCTTTTGATAGCTAGACATTTGTAAAAATTCTAATTTgaattaatcaaataaaaatgttttagcCCTTCCAGCATGGTAGCATACAATGCTAATGTTATATGATATCACATTTCATCAAGTTTCATTTCTCTTGTCTTTAAGCCACTGGCAAATCACATGTATAAGAAAACATAACCAAATTCCTGCAGACCCCAAAACCACAATGATTCTGACCCACAAAGAGGATACAAAAGCATCTAGCATTAAGGCATTCCATAGGCAATACCATAAGATAGAGCAAATAGATCCAATAACAgctccaacaatcacttgactCACTGTATGAAGTTTTTGTGACACCCTTAGATATGACTGAAAAAATAGATTAAGCATGACAATAAGGCACTTCACATTGAATAAGCTGCATACTCTAGGTGATAAATAAATGCTATAAACAGCATCTACTGCCAAAATAATCTGAAACAAATGCACtctaaattgaaattttatatgcTTACAAAGTAAGAGCCAAATGCCAAAGCCAAACTACTGCTAGTAATGGTGAGTTCATTTATTGTTAGCAATTTAATACCTGCATCATCATCAatgaaacataaaaattaagtCATGCAATTCCACTATGCTTATTtatttagattttataaaaaaaatatacacattTGCAGGTAGATTTTGGCTCCTATAAAATAAGTAGttattaatatagaaaaatttaaaattgatatttcaaCCGCATATGATTTGTTATGTATGTGCATACAATATTAACAGTTGATTAATATTATTCACTTTACCCTTTGCACATGTAAGAAGTGCATGTGAGGAAAACACAATTCTAATGAGAAAAATGCAGACATAACAAACTAAGAACCATTGGTTTGTGTAATTTGATAGTTTGAATGGAAATAAAAGGTGGGAGAAATTACTTGacaatataataaaaatgacagtAAAGAAGATGGATTGAGCATGTGAAGATGGCATTCCAGGATCAGATTTGAGACTTGAAGGTCTTTTCTGATTCAATATATGTTTGAGTGACATAGAAAACATTGCATTTAAAATGGACCCTCCTGCAAACCATAATGCTTCTGCATCATGCCTCCAAATAATGAAAACACCAAAGAGGACAGTTACTATCCACTTGCTCTGTGTAAATAACATCATCATTAGTccttaaaacttttaaaatattgtgGGAGGTATGAGAGATTAGGGAAAGAAACTGCAACAACAACACTTTTGCATGAGGAGTTCAAGAGAAGCACAACATTGCCTTCTAGAGCATCAAATTCTTCAAGAAAAATTTATCGAGGTTCAACTTTTGGGGACATAAACCTACAAAGAAACCCCACAATGAAGGCTAATAATAAACGTAACAAGAGTAGTCATCCACTTCTCAACTTCTTTGATTTTCGtaggaaaaagaaaacaacagcTAGGCCTGAATTTGCAAGGTATATTGAGTATCTCAAAGAAGGAGGCATGTGGGATTTGAATTCCAATAAACCAGTTATCTATTACAAGTGATTTAGTTTGCTTAATTGCTTTGGattaatttaaacttttttttttgttttcaccaccagtttaatctggttcgggggtcagttctgacatcaagttgTACCTTAAACTTTAAATACTGAATATTGTACCTTAAATTTAGGTAGAAGATTGATATACatttgttattaaaaatatcattcatcAATTTGAATCTTTCTGATTTATATGTTCTCTGTGATGGATGGACTTAATAATCATACTAATTCAATTgatagaaattcatattgaagCAAAGAAATTTTGCAAGTTCATTTTATTTCTCCAAGAACCTGATCTgaatcatttttcttctttcattctAGCATTTTTCTTATTGTGGTCTTAAATTGGATGGACACCAACAGTGTGAGGTTCTGAGTATTAAACACTTGGACCATAATTTTTGTGCTTAACTTGGTGAGCTTGTAGTGTTGCACAAAACTCTCTATTCTAAGCCTAAAGACTTTCAACTAACACTCTCACCCCATACACTAGTATGTGGATATCTAGCACTCTTATGTTTTGATATCCAAATCTGTAATGGATAAGGAGGGAGTGGTTTTGTGATTGTCTTCAAGGTGTGATTGAGATTAAAATGAAAGCTAGTGAAAGTGTGAAACCATGTGATTTTTTGCCTCACAATTGAAAATTGATGTCAATATTTAAGATATATTGATTGTTTTTGAACAAGAAGATATATTGATTGTTAAAATAGATAATTGTTGTAAGGTTTAGAACTAAgacatttatttgacaaaaaaagaaaagaaaaagaactaGACATTTATAGATCACTAAGTATTGATTAACACTTTGATTTATCTCATTAATTCGGCCGAGATTTTAAAAATGGAGTTAGACCTAACTCAATTCTACAGAACCAACTTGTAAAGTGAGAAATGTTTCTTCTTATAAATCCACATGTTCAGTTAACACCCCCTCTCACGCCCAATCTGATAACGAAAACATGATAGCATGTGAGCCCTTAGAGTAGGCTATGATACCATGTTACAATTTGGgttgagcctaactcaaccaAAATTGATGATTGCCTCTATTTATAAACTCATGTTCAAATCATCTCACATCCGACGTGAGGCTATTGATAAAACTTTATATCATTGTAAAAGTTAAGCACTCCATATTGTAAACACTTCCAAAAATCAAAagttattttagtttatttcttGTGTTCTCATagttcttattttcttttgagttgcAACCACTCATTGTCAAGTGTGAGTAGTTCACCTCTATCTTGGGGCCATAGAGAGTAGTTCATAACATGTTTCTTTGATCATGGCTTTTGTTGATTGAGATTTCTAACAAGGTGTATCATAGTTCTACAAGATTGAAGCTCACATCCTAGCTAGGGTACGAAGGCGGAAGACAAAACAACGAAGTTGATGTATGTCCTGGTCGTAGACTATGGAGGGTGTTTCGTGGAATTCCAATGTGCTTAGGCGAAGCGTTCTGTTAATCGCCTCTAACCAGGAGTATTTGTATCATGGTGTTCCTATATCTTACATATTgtttataaattgttttctcATAACATTTGCTTAATGtcataagattaaattttaaatcatgCTTGCGATAAAATTTATTATCCTAGcatgatttttattaaaaacataatctttagtATAATTTTACTACTTTTTCCACTATTTCTATTTCTAATCTTTATAGATATATAGTTTTACTTTGTTTCTCATTGGCCCTGTGGATCGATACTCTTTATTACAACGATAACCTTGTGCACTTACGAGACTATCAAATACCACTATCCACGAGGCCACATGTTTCTTCCCATTTCAAGTGGTGTTCGGAAAACCACTACCCTCGATTCAACAATACATTGAAGGTACCGGTTCAATCGAGGCAGTGCAAACTGAATTGTTAACTTGGGAGGCAATTCTCCAACCACTCAAGAAGAAGTTACTTAAGGCGCAACAAGCAACATACTTAGTATTGGTTAAGTTGTGCCCACATCACCAAACTTCAGTAGCTGGTCATCCTCTCAACAAGCTAGCTAAGTGTTTCTATGGACCCTTCAAACTAATTTGCGCCATTGGAGAAGTTGCTTTCGAATTGGACTTAGCTCCTTTGAGCAAAATTAACCCTAATGTATTAACCCTAATGTATCTTAGCTGAAACCATGTACCTTCGTTGTAGCCTTTATAAACCCCCTTTTTTAAGAGGCCTGCTATTTTGACACGATTGTGACCAACACATATTTGACAAAGTATTATATCCAAGATAAAATGGGAGTGTGCACACAAACCGAGGAGAaagtatattatttaaaaagtgaaaatgatATACCGACCGTATATTTGTTTGGTCTTTTCAAATTTGTCTCTAGGAAAAATTTCTCCTTTTTGAATCATAAATGCAAGCAAAAAAATATCAAGTTAGATGTTAGGATAACTCCAGTTTTTATTTACTCTGCAAAACTTTCTTTTAGTCTGCTACACACATCTGTTTTTCtcatataaaagtaaaaatatttacatttaccATTTATTTGGTTCAATCcgattttaaaatatatattatgttgcACATGAATGGTGatgatattaaaattgattaaaaaaatgaaagtcaATAATAATATCCTTCTCCCACCCCACCTCCTTCCCACAATTGATGATTGTCAAAGAAACAAGTTCAAAATGACGCACTCCATGAAGCCATGGGCTGGGCCCATACACAAGAAAAGCGTGCCACGAGCACGCCTACGGTCCACATAAGAAGAATAttcaaaaatgaataaataaaataaaaaatatttgcttGGTGAgcaataaaagtaaataaaataaaattagaatttttttttttttttgtctctaacCTCAAACCTAAAAGAAACGCGGAGAAGCTGCCACCAAATATTCACCTCACCCCatccaaacaaaaataaaaaatttagggtGGGGCAAGAAAAGTTAGAGAGAGAGTAGTTGCGTTTGCattgaagattgaaaaattgaaatttcattcATTCTATTCCACAGGTGTGGGAACTATTCTCGCTAACCAACAAATACATATATTCTGATGTATCATCATCTTCTCTagtcatcttcttcttcctcacgctaacaacaacaacaacaaggtttcttttatttatttttttatttatttttttgcgcTGATTTTTCGTTTGTTCCTGATTTCtgaatatataaaagaaaaacgaTATTGCGAATTGGCGTATTCCTTCCCTTTCTGTTTTCTCTTTCATTGCTGCGATACTTCACCTAAGGTTCACAAACTACCGCAATTTcgatttctattttcttttaggTTTCGTCAATTATTTCATATCATACATTTTCGATTGCATCTCGTTTTGCTTTTCATTTTCTGGAATCAATCAGTAAATTCTGATTTCGTGATGTTAGTTTAAAATTGTGCAAATCAGAGAAAATTACGGCATAATCAGttatgcgttttttttttttttttgaattttatttttgtcacctGAATTTGCATTTGTTTAGATATATGATACTGTTTTTGGTAAGCAAGTAATTAATAACCTTACTATTGCCTTGGCTCTAATGATTTTATAATCAGATTCAATTAGTTAATGTTAATGATTTgtataattgaattttttttgcattCAATTAGCTTTGGCATTTGAttcttatttattcaattttttttttaatttttttttttacatttatgtgatattttgatttttgttttttatgcaGCTATGCCGACTTTTACTGCTATAGCGTTTGATAGGTTAATAGAGCCCGGAGGTTCTAGGGCTGGTCATCAGAAATCTGCTTCAATTTCGGTTCCAGCTCCGAAGAAGCTTGAGAGGAGGACCAGTGAACCACCAAGTTCCAGAAAGAGAGTACCTCCTCGTCCTCAATTAAAGCCGTCACTCTATGCAACTCCTGAGGTGAAGCCGCTTCCGGATTCTCCGCTACAAGATTCTCCTTCTTCGTTCTTGGCTTCTCCTTACATCATCAATCATAAACGTCGTGGGCCGCGTCTTCTCAAGAGTTTCTCTGAGGCCAATGTACAGGCTAAGCAGGAGATTGATGATGACGTAAATGTTAATGGTAAGAGCTCTAATAGTGTGGTTTCTAGTTCCGCTGGTGACCTACAAGTCAGTTTCGTGAACTCTGAACCTGTTAAGGAAGAGCAAGACGGTGGTGTAGAAGATAACAAACTTAGTAGCAGCAATGGTGGCGATGTTGAGCACAGAGAAAATGGAAGTAGTATTGATCATAATGGAGTGCATTTGGAAAAGGTAGTGGTGTTGAATTCTGAAACAGATACTGAAGACTTTTTCGATCCAAATGATTCTATGAGCTTTAGTAGTTACACAGATGGGGAGGATAATACAAGCAAAGATCGTACTGCAAAATATAGTAGTTCCGCAGAGTTTTTTGACGCTTGGGAAGGTAAATTTAACTATGTTTTAGTTATTTGCAATTGAGCATGTGCATGTGGACAACCATAGGGATGTGTTAGGGCCATTtagcttttaattttatttattcaattttgtgTTATGCTTTTCTCATATTTTCTGGATGTCATTACTTATGCTTGTTGTTGAAGTGATAATCAgaatatcttaaatttttttttttttttcagtttcaaTGTATAATATAATCTGTATAATTGTCATAAGGGAAGGGAAAAAATGATTTGTAGATGTTTTGGGAATATTTCGTCTCACAGATTAGCTTacttgtatctttttttttccccttcatGTAGAACTCTCTTCTGATAGTGGGACGCAAGGCTCTCTACGCTCTCTACGTGATGTTGATGCTGAATTGCGTGAAATAAGGTTGAGTCTATTGATGGAGATAGAAAAGCGAAAGCACATTGAAGAATCCCTTAAAAGCATGCAAAGCCAGTGGGAGAGAATTAGAGAAGGGTTATCTTCTGTTGGAATTGTTTTACCTGCAGATCTAGCTGCTATTGCGCAAGGTGGGCAGCTGAATTCTGATCCTGTGGATGATATATGTCAGCAGGTATACATTGCTAGGTTTGTATCAAACTccattggaagaggaactgccaGGGCTGAGGCGGAGGCAGAAATGGAAGCCCAGCTAGACTCAAAGAACTTTGAGATTTCTCGACTGTTGGAACGTCTTCATTATTATGAGACCATGAATAGGGAGATGTCTCAGAGGAACCAGGCGGCAGTAGGTGAGATTTATGTCGATCAAATTTAATCTTCATTAACTTTAACCAGATATATCTATGTTGTTTTCAATGCCCCATAAATACATCTATTCAGCTC encodes:
- the LOC123922812 gene encoding lipid phosphate phosphatase epsilon 1, chloroplastic-like — its product is MMMLFTQSKWIVTVLFGVFIIWRHDAEALWFAGGSILNAMFSMSLKHILNQKRPSSLKSDPGMPSSHAQSIFFTVIFIILSSIKLLTINELTITSSSLALAFGSYFSYLRVSQKLHTVSQVIVGAVIGSICSILWYCLWNALMLDAFVSSLWVRIIVVLGSAGIWLCFLIHVICQWLKDKRNET
- the LOC123923114 gene encoding uncharacterized protein LOC123923114, which produces MPTFTAIAFDRLIEPGGSRAGHQKSASISVPAPKKLERRTSEPPSSRKRVPPRPQLKPSLYATPEVKPLPDSPLQDSPSSFLASPYIINHKRRGPRLLKSFSEANVQAKQEIDDDVNVNGKSSNSVVSSSAGDLQVSFVNSEPVKEEQDGGVEDNKLSSSNGGDVEHRENGSSIDHNGVHLEKVVVLNSETDTEDFFDPNDSMSFSSYTDGEDNTSKDRTAKYSSSAEFFDAWEELSSDSGTQGSLRSLRDVDAELREIRLSLLMEIEKRKHIEESLKSMQSQWERIREGLSSVGIVLPADLAAIAQGGQLNSDPVDDICQQVYIARFVSNSIGRGTARAEAEAEMEAQLDSKNFEISRLLERLHYYETMNREMSQRNQAAVETARRERQRRSRRQRWIWGSISTAIVLGTTAIAWSYLPSSKGSTSADHDDVSEHNDGAN
- the LOC123920210 gene encoding GTPase ERA-like, chloroplastic, with the protein product MKNLTLLAASTSTQQFLFQIHNSFFAVGFTTRTTFLPNRTTELTPHICCRTKQCRSKAFSTKQELLAALQKQEEEEEEEEEEEEAYSDDDTSFLSLSMKPDRSLGLLDDYETEELDFDPNHRSGYVALLGMPNVGKSTLANQMVGQRLSIVTDKPQTTRHRVLCICSGSDYQMILYDTPGVLQEQRHKLDSMMMQNVRSAAVNADCVLILVDACKAPEKIDEVLEGMGDHKDKVPTLLIMNKKDLIKPGEVAKKLEWYTKFTDVDEVIPVSAKYGHGVEDVKNWILSKLPNGPAYFPKDIISEHPERFFVGEIIREKIFLQYRKEIPYVCQVNVLSYKARPNAKDFIQVQILVEKNSQKIVVIGKNGNALKMLATAARLDIEDFLQKKVFLEIQVKVKENWRQDEGFLKHSGYGGQIGVY